In one window of Corallococcus macrosporus DNA:
- a CDS encoding chemotaxis protein CheW: protein MAALESETTRQSYLVFACGSSWYAVPAEAAAEVVTFPELTRVPGSPPHLLGVFAHRGEVIPVVDMSLLVGGVSAGSRRAVLVRLARGTLALTASTVAGVSALMGPLEPLGPSGVHVHLRGPVKSGSRDVAVIDPEGLFDHLSQGG, encoded by the coding sequence ATGGCCGCCCTAGAGTCGGAAACGACGCGACAGTCCTACCTGGTCTTCGCGTGTGGAAGCAGTTGGTACGCGGTGCCCGCGGAAGCCGCGGCGGAGGTCGTCACCTTCCCCGAGCTGACGCGGGTACCGGGTTCCCCGCCCCACCTGCTGGGTGTGTTCGCGCACCGGGGTGAAGTCATCCCCGTCGTGGACATGAGCCTGCTGGTGGGCGGGGTGTCCGCCGGGTCCCGCCGCGCCGTCCTGGTGCGGCTGGCCCGCGGCACGCTGGCCCTCACCGCCAGCACCGTCGCCGGCGTGTCCGCCCTCATGGGACCGCTGGAGCCCCTGGGCCCGTCCGGCGTGCACGTCCACCTGCGCGGCCCCGTGAAGAGCGGCTCGCGCGACGTGGCCGTCATCGACCCGGAAGGCCTCTTCGACCACCTCAGCCAGGGCGGCTAG
- a CDS encoding methyl-accepting chemotaxis protein, with product MTPPPELRSLGRWTTRPRIPGSCLGVGVAFLHIHLSHTLPEAGRTPLTGLMFCALALFISVGYARDARALRTLFALGEGQLPVTSEHLLVAVQEVAAIPGRSFWFVMQGWLGGTLTVAVAFPTLAHVPWTEGLRVTALGLSIGPLSAMLVYLMVVRRARATLARLVELGPSPLEVLAALPPRRMHIRRRLVVFTAIAVLSPSLFILDVAFTRTVTVVDAWAQATTPAERAEVMARARQGEGAPLGLIAGLVTLLILGTAALAGTALSEPLRAITEDATRIARGEVRPPRVIHAEDEVWATSAAFTQMQVQLVQALSQLKRAGIQISSTTEQLVATSTEQEVGADEQAGALNATSATTEELARSAQQIADNAESVSAIAETTFGAAQSGQRGATAFLGAMQRMKEDNEAIADAVVRLNKRVQQIGKVVEFINEIADKSDLLALNAELEGTKAGEVGRGFSLVAAEMRRLAENVIRSTKEIEGLIGEIRDATNGAVMATEAGLKTTELGTLLAAQVDDSLGLILELARQTSHAVRSISLATLQQQTGTDQLAAAMGDILRVTEQNAAATKQMVAANADLSALAADLQHVVQRFHVEPSTGEPSGAPLSAPASGGG from the coding sequence ATGACGCCGCCGCCGGAGCTGCGCTCGCTGGGCCGCTGGACGACGCGGCCGCGCATCCCGGGCAGCTGCCTGGGCGTGGGGGTGGCGTTCCTGCACATCCACCTGTCGCACACGCTGCCGGAAGCCGGGCGCACGCCGCTGACGGGGCTGATGTTCTGCGCGCTCGCGCTGTTCATCAGCGTGGGCTACGCGCGCGACGCGCGGGCCCTGCGCACGCTGTTCGCGCTGGGCGAGGGACAGCTGCCCGTCACGTCCGAGCACCTGCTGGTGGCGGTCCAGGAGGTGGCGGCCATCCCCGGCCGCAGCTTCTGGTTCGTGATGCAGGGGTGGCTGGGCGGCACGCTGACGGTGGCGGTGGCCTTCCCCACGCTGGCGCACGTGCCGTGGACGGAAGGGCTGCGCGTGACGGCGCTGGGGCTGTCCATCGGTCCCCTGAGCGCGATGCTCGTCTACCTGATGGTGGTGCGCCGCGCGCGGGCCACGCTGGCGCGGCTGGTGGAGCTGGGGCCGTCGCCGCTGGAGGTGCTGGCCGCGCTGCCGCCCCGGCGCATGCACATCCGCCGCCGGCTGGTGGTGTTCACCGCCATCGCGGTGCTGAGCCCGTCCCTCTTCATCCTGGACGTGGCCTTCACGCGCACGGTGACGGTGGTGGACGCGTGGGCCCAGGCCACCACCCCGGCGGAGCGGGCGGAGGTGATGGCCCGGGCGCGCCAGGGCGAGGGCGCGCCGCTGGGGCTCATCGCGGGGCTGGTGACGCTGCTCATCCTGGGCACCGCGGCGCTCGCGGGCACGGCGCTGTCGGAGCCCCTGCGCGCCATCACCGAGGACGCGACGCGCATCGCGCGAGGCGAGGTGCGGCCCCCGCGCGTCATCCACGCCGAGGACGAGGTGTGGGCCACCTCCGCGGCCTTCACCCAGATGCAGGTGCAGCTGGTGCAGGCCCTGTCGCAGCTCAAGCGGGCGGGCATCCAAATCTCCTCCACCACCGAGCAGCTGGTGGCCACCAGCACGGAGCAGGAGGTGGGCGCGGACGAGCAGGCCGGCGCGCTCAACGCCACCAGCGCCACCACGGAGGAGCTGGCCCGGTCCGCGCAGCAGATCGCCGACAACGCGGAGTCCGTGTCCGCCATCGCGGAGACGACCTTCGGCGCGGCGCAGTCCGGCCAGCGCGGCGCCACCGCCTTCCTGGGCGCCATGCAGCGCATGAAGGAGGACAACGAGGCCATCGCGGACGCGGTGGTGCGCCTCAACAAGCGCGTGCAGCAGATTGGCAAGGTGGTGGAGTTCATCAACGAGATCGCCGACAAGTCCGACCTGCTGGCGCTCAACGCGGAGCTGGAGGGCACGAAGGCGGGCGAGGTGGGGCGGGGCTTCTCGCTGGTGGCGGCGGAGATGCGAAGGCTCGCGGAGAACGTCATCCGCTCCACGAAGGAGATTGAGGGCCTCATCGGGGAGATCCGCGACGCGACGAACGGCGCGGTGATGGCCACGGAGGCGGGCCTCAAGACGACGGAGCTGGGCACGCTCCTGGCGGCGCAGGTGGACGACAGCCTGGGGCTCATCCTGGAGCTGGCGCGGCAGACGTCGCACGCGGTGCGCAGCATCTCGCTGGCGACGCTGCAGCAGCAGACGGGCACGGATCAGCTCGCGGCGGCCATGGGCGACATCCTGCGCGTCACCGAGCAGAACGCCGCGGCCACCAAGCAGATGGTGGCGGCCAACGCGGACCTGTCCGCCCTGGCGGCGGACCTGCAACACGTGGTGCAGCGCTTCCACGTCGAGCCGTCCACGGGCGAGCCCAGCGGGGCTCCTCTTTCGGCGCCTGCGTCGGGAGGTGGGTGA
- a CDS encoding OmpA family protein, with product MRRISLWAGLALAVAVLTGCPPTYPKCNNDEQCQEKGEVCVQGQCQECATDANCREGFTCQANKCAPKPPECTTDAACGSGRICEAGKCAEAQCKDDSACNGGKCQAGRCQAPKDTCSASTDCGEGQECQSGKCVTADASSKCDYSPVPFGFNESTLDSSAQSRLGELAACIKASQGKITLGGHADERGTEEYNLQLSNRRAAAVKRYLVDLGVPGNRLSTVGYGETRPVSSAATEEGWAENRRVEFQR from the coding sequence ATGCGTCGGATTTCGCTTTGGGCCGGGTTGGCCCTCGCCGTGGCCGTGCTGACCGGGTGCCCGCCCACCTACCCCAAGTGCAACAACGACGAGCAGTGCCAGGAGAAGGGCGAGGTCTGCGTCCAGGGCCAGTGCCAGGAGTGCGCGACGGACGCGAACTGCCGCGAGGGCTTCACCTGCCAGGCCAACAAGTGCGCGCCCAAGCCCCCCGAGTGCACCACGGACGCGGCCTGTGGCTCCGGCCGCATCTGCGAGGCCGGCAAGTGCGCCGAGGCCCAGTGCAAGGATGACTCCGCGTGCAACGGTGGCAAGTGCCAGGCCGGCCGCTGCCAGGCCCCCAAGGACACCTGCTCCGCCAGCACCGACTGCGGTGAGGGCCAGGAGTGCCAGTCCGGCAAGTGCGTGACGGCGGACGCCAGCTCCAAGTGCGACTACTCGCCGGTGCCCTTCGGCTTCAACGAGTCCACCCTGGACTCCAGCGCGCAGTCGCGCCTGGGCGAGCTGGCGGCCTGCATCAAGGCGAGCCAGGGCAAGATCACCCTGGGCGGCCACGCGGACGAGCGCGGCACGGAGGAGTACAACCTCCAGCTGTCCAACCGCCGCGCCGCGGCCGTGAAGCGCTACCTGGTCGACCTGGGCGTGCCGGGCAACCGGCTGTCCACGGTGGGCTATGGTGAGACCCGCCCGGTGTCCAGCGCGGCCACCGAGGAAGGCTGGGCGGAGAACCGCCGCGTGGAGTTCCAGCGCTAG
- a CDS encoding protein CrdC — MPAAGRVEGTLLCHVGPHRIAFEAGEVASIAAPDVGTVSAHRAFHGDGGAQRVLVTAAGGTVGVDGLEIDSEVLSVLPPSPVVAGASGGSLRGFVLTRGVLWPLLHLEAFQRYLRGLAGEGA, encoded by the coding sequence ATGCCTGCCGCGGGCCGGGTCGAGGGGACGCTCCTGTGCCACGTGGGGCCGCACCGCATCGCCTTCGAGGCGGGCGAGGTGGCCTCCATCGCCGCGCCGGACGTGGGCACGGTGTCCGCCCACCGGGCCTTCCACGGTGACGGTGGCGCCCAGCGCGTGCTCGTGACGGCCGCCGGGGGAACGGTGGGCGTGGACGGGCTGGAGATCGACTCGGAGGTGCTGTCGGTGCTGCCGCCCTCGCCGGTGGTGGCGGGGGCCTCCGGGGGAAGCCTGCGCGGCTTCGTGCTGACGCGCGGGGTGCTCTGGCCGCTCTTGCACCTGGAGGCCTTCCAGCGCTACCTGCGGGGCCTGGCCGGGGAGGGCGCATGA